The Drosophila nasuta strain 15112-1781.00 chromosome 2L, ASM2355853v1, whole genome shotgun sequence genome window below encodes:
- the LOC132797199 gene encoding caspase-like yields MNNDDHNTTDGNCFTILGKTEDRAGPKDNVARMVTGRYANEYKMNHKYRGLALIFGHEHFDVANLQRRIETDVDTKNLTEALTKLDFCVRPFKDLSHKEVMEKIKETVEMDHTEHDCILIAVLSYGECDLVYAKDTFYRMDDLWNAFTADKCPTLTGKPKLFIVEANRGRKRDMGYRMSGQTQTDSDSPSNYRIPIHADFLVAFSSIPNYCTWSDSLKGSWFIYSLCQELLSSGRKMDLLMLLTFVGQRVAVDFESYDEGYKQITCTMSTLTRIVYFDDHKIDHCA; encoded by the coding sequence ATGAATAACGACGACCACAATACTACGGATGGCAACTGTTTTACCATTTTAGGGAAAACGGAAGACAGGGCAGGACCAAAGGATAATGTGGCACGTATGGTCACTGGACGCTACgctaatgaatataaaatgaatCACAAGTATCGGGGTTTGGCGCTAATCTTTGGTCATGAGCACTTTGACGTTGCCAACTTACAGAGACGCATTGAAACTGATGTGGATACGAAAAATCTAACGGAAGCGCTAACGAAACTCGATTTCTGTGTGCGACCCTTTAAAGATTTGAGCCACAAAGAAGTGATGGAAAAAATTAAGGAAACGGTGGAAATGGATCATACGGAACACGATTGCATTCTAATTGCGGTGCTCTCGTATGGTGAGTGCGATTTGGTCTACGCCAAGGATACATTTTATCGCATGGATGATCTCTGGAATGCTTTTACGGCGGACAAATGCCCAACGTTGACGGGCAAACCGAAACTTTTTATCGTTGAGGCGAATCGGGGCAGAAAGCGCGATATGGGTTATCGAATGTCTGGTCAAACTCAGACGGACAGCGATTCCCCATCAAACTATAGAATTCCAATACACGCAGACTTTCTGGTTGCCTTCAGCAGCATTCCCAACTACTGCACCTGGAGCGATTCCCTCAAGGGCAGCTGGTTCATTTACAGTCTCTGCCAAGAACTTTTGAGCTCTGGCAGGAAAATGGATCTGCTCATGCTTCTGACGTTTGTTGGTCAACGGGTCGCCGTTGATTTTGAGAGCTATGACGAGGGATATAAGCAAATTACCTGCACTATGTCCACGCTGACCCGCATTGTGTATTTCGATGACCACAAAATCGACCACTGCGCGTAA
- the LOC132793262 gene encoding thioredoxin domain-containing protein codes for MFFCKLILVLFIGVIANCSASIERVDDSDLIHILTGEGDVVALFTRATNCGECVEYERVIANAQDELKQTLGASVVQAHDSNLIHIYDPSREPALLYFRRGIPILYTGDINAEEILHFFGDNREPAVKELSDETFEHLTQASTGATTGDWFIFFNSAECVLCQRLYAIWESVAGKLKRKINVARVNALAAGVSTAKRFNVVETPEFILLRQGKLYRYTLKEFTPQAFIEFAEGGFAKTSHPEPVPPIAGLMDDISLKQILEHVSSYGPLPLAIVGGLSLIILVYILKSVCKSSEKPKKTKKDK; via the coding sequence atgtttttttgtaaGCTAATCCTAGTACTATTTATTGGAGTAATTGCCAATTGTAGCGCTAGCATCGAGCGCGTCGATGACTCAGACTTGATTCACATTCTAACCGGCGAAGGCGACGTGGTGGCTTTGTTTACCAGGGCCACAAACTGCGGAGAGTGTGTGGAGTATGAACGCGTTATTGCCAATGCCCAGGACGAGCTAAAGCAGACGCTTGGCGCTTCGGTTGTGCAAGCCCATGACAGCAATCTTATACACATTTACGATCCGAGTCGGGAACCAGCTTTACTCTATTTCCGACGTGGAATTCCCATACTATACACTGGCGACATTAATGCCGAGGAGATCTTGCACTTCTTCGGCGACAATCGAGAGCCTGCTGTGAAGGAGCTGTCCGACGAGACGTTTGAGCATTTGACACAGGCCTCAACTGGAGCAACAACTGGAGATTGGTTCATATTCTTCAATTCCGCTGAGTGTGTGCTCTGCCAGCGCTTGTATGCCATTTGGGAATCTGTTGCCGGCAAGCTGAAGCGCAAGATCAATGTGGCCAGAGTGAATGCCTTGGCTGCTGGAGTTTCCACAGCGAAACGTTTCAATGTTGTGGAGACACCAGAGTTCATCTTGTTGCGTCAAGGCAAGCTGTATCGTTATACGCTAAAGGAGTTTACGCCACAAGCATTCATCGAGTTTGCGGAGGGCGGTTTTGCAAAGACATCGCATCCGGAGCCTGTTCCGCCGATAGCTGGTTTGATGGATGATATCTCTCTTAAACAAATTCTGGAACACGTCAGTAGTTATGGTCCATTGCCATTGGCCATTGTTGGCGGTCTATCATTGATAATACTCGTTTATATTCTTAAGTCAGTATGCAAGTCATCAGAAAAGCcgaagaaaacaaagaaagatAAATAG
- the LOC132793278 gene encoding transcription initiation factor TFIID subunit 10b, whose protein sequence is MVGSNFGIIYHPSAGGSSGQANSGGGGGGGASGGSSNFNAIAGGDRTAPASHLSDFMLQLEDYTPLLPDAVTSHYLNMGGFHADDKRIVRLISIATQKFMSDIIDDALQHSKARTHMQNASAPGGSKAKDRKFTLTMEDLQPALADYGINVRKMDYSQ, encoded by the exons ATGGTCGGCTCCAACTTTGGCATTATTTACCATCCAAGCGCTGGTGGTTCCTCGGGACAAGCCAACTCCGGTGGTGGTGGAGGAGGTGGCGCCTCTGGTGGTAGCAGCAACTTTAATGCCATTGCTGGCGGAGATCGCACAGCTCCAGCTTCGCATCTCAGCGACTTCATGTTGCAGCTGGAGGATTACACTCCTCTACTGCCGGATGCAG TGACATCGCACTACTTGAATATGGGCGGTTTCCATGCGGATGACAAGCGTATTGTGCGCTTGATTTCGATTGCAACGCAGAAATTCATGTCGGACATCATCGATGATGCCCTGCAGCATTCCAAGGCACGGACACACATGCAGAACGCAAGCGCACCCGGCGGCTCCAAGGCCAAGGATCGTAAATTCACCCTCACAATGGAAGATTTGCAGCCCGCTTTGGCCGACTATGGCATCAATGTGCGCAAAATGGATTACAGTCAGTAG